A single genomic interval of Hippoglossus stenolepis isolate QCI-W04-F060 chromosome 24, HSTE1.2, whole genome shotgun sequence harbors:
- the LOC118103158 gene encoding B- and T-lymphocyte attenuator: MMHLEELIWKLTGGFTRVPIMRPHPWITVLHVSLWAALVLTLNADSEDSGCTPMIKVRRNTAYETSLGQELVINCTVDFCNKSVPTVTWFKLLNETYKHISVGRSSHIRTEWKEFNHSEGASFLIFQKILSNDSGLYQCRVGNDVSHAINVSVHGGGEHTRKNNTIPKTSNPEALKPMWMYMSSAAGIVGFVTVAIVITVVSMRWCKGKSKKGTQSECQYATIHMVERPLTRGGPPPGPRASPSAPPSRLSAPKDPRPDELTSPRDQVYSKVKGGSKRKRNAVEDGSGVVYAALNHQLPPGAAARPRRSEDCSEYAAIRVA, encoded by the exons ATGATGCACTTGGAGGAGCTTATTTGGAAGCTGACAGGAGGCTTCACCAGAGTTCCCATCATGAGGCCTCACCCCTGGATCACCGTCCTGCATGTGTCCCTCTGGGCAGCGCTGGTTCTCACCTTAAACGCTGACA GTGAAGACTCGGGCTGTACCCCAATGATCAAAGTACGCCGCAACACGGCCTACGAGACCTCACTTGGACAAGAACTTGTCATTAACTGCACAGTAGATTTCTGCAATAAATCAGTACCAACAGTGACCTGGTTCAAGCTGCTGAATGAAACTTATAAACATATCAGTGTCGGACGTAGCAGTCACATTAGAACAGAGTGGAAAGAGTTTAACCATTCAGAGGGGGCATCGTTTTTGATTTTCCAAAAAATACTCAGCAACGACTCAGGTCTGTATCAGTGTCGAGTGGGAAATGATGTGAGTCACGCCATCAACGTCTCTGTCCATG GTGGTGGTGAACATACAAGGAAGAATAACACAA TTCCCAAAACTTCGAACCCAGAGGCCCTAAAACCTATGTGGATGTACATGTCCTCTGCTGCTGGGATCGTGGGATTCGTCACCGTAGCGATCGTTATAACTGTCGTATCAATGCGATGGTGCAAAG GGAAATCAAAGAAAGGGACACAAAGTGAATGTCAG TACGCGACAATCCATATGGTCGAGAGGCCCCTCACACGTGGCGGCCCCCCGCCCGGGCCGAGAGCGAGCCCCTCTGCCCCGCCATCTCGTTTATCTGCACCGAAAGACCCGCGACCCGACGAGTTGACGTCACCAAGAGATCAGGTTTACAGCAAGGTGAAGGGAGGCAGCAAGAGAAAGAGGAACGCGGTGGAGGACGGGAGCGGAGTCGTGTACGCGGCACTcaaccatcagctgccaccaggGGCCGCCGCTCGGCCCCGGAGGTCGGAGGACTGTTCGGAATACGCAGCTATTCGAGTGGCGTAA